In the Populus trichocarpa isolate Nisqually-1 chromosome 1, P.trichocarpa_v4.1, whole genome shotgun sequence genome, one interval contains:
- the LOC7479274 gene encoding ubiquitin-conjugating enzyme E2-17 kDa — protein sequence MASKRILKELKDLQKDPPTSCSAGPVAEDMFHWQATIMGPPDSPYAGGVFLVTIHFPPDYPFKPPKVAFRTKVFHPNINSNGSICLDILKEQWSPALTISKVLLSICSLLTDPNPDDPLVPEIAHMYKTDRSKYETTARSWTQKYAMG from the exons ATGGCATCGAAGCGGATCTTGAAAGAACTCAAGGATCTCCAGAAAGACCCTCCTACTTCTTGCAGCGCAG GCCCTGTTGCTGAAGACATGTTCCATTGGCAAGCTACGATTATGGGTCCTCCTGATAGTCCGTATGCAGGAGGAGTCTTTCTAGTCACAATTCATTTTCCTCCAGACTATCCATTTAAACCTCCCAAG GTTGCATTCAGGACAAAGGTCTTTCATCCGAATATCAACAGCAACGGTAGCATTTGCCTTGATATCTTGAAAGAGCAGTGGAGCCCTGCCCTTACCATATCCAAG GTGTTGCTTTCGATTTGTTCTTTATTGACGGACCCAAATCCTGATGACCCTCTGGTGCCTGAGATTGCCCACATGTACAAGACTGATAGGAGCAAATACGAGACAACTGCAAGGAGCTGGACCCAGAAGTATGCAATGGGTTAA